GACCACCTTATCGAAGCGGCCATCCTGGGGCAGGTCGCGGTAATCCAGCAGTTGCAGGTCCACCAGGTCGTCCAGGCCTTCGGCGGTCACTCGCTCGCGGGCCAGGGCCAGCTGCTCCTTGCTCAAGGTGATGCCGAACACCTTGGCGCCGAACTCACGCGCGGCGTAGCGGGCCAGCCCGCCCCAGCCGCACCCGACATCCAGCAGGTAGTCCCCCGGTTGCAGGCGCAGCTTGCGGCACAGGTGGCGGAATTTGGCTTGCTGGGCCTGTTCCAGAGACTCGCTTCCGGTCTCGAAATAGGCGCAGGAATAGGCCATGTCGCTGTCGAGCCACAGTTGGTAGAAGGCGTTGGAAAGGTCGTAGTGATAGGAAATCGCGGCTGCGTCGGTCGCCTTGTCGTGCAGCGAGCGCACCGGCTGGTTGCCGTCGTCATCGTCGAGCAAGGCCTGGCTCAGTTCGTCGCAGACCCGGATGACTTCGCTGATGGAACCTTCCAGTTCCAGTTTGCCCTCGACAAAGGCGCCCCCCAAGGCATCCAGGCTAGGGTGAGTCAGCTGCGCCACCAATTGCGGGTCCTTGACCACGATCGTGACGTTGGGATCCGGCCCCAGATTGAATTCATGGCCGTCCCAGAGCCGCAGGCGTAAAGGCAAATGCAGATTCTGTAAGGCCGGTGGAAGTTGCGCGAGCATGGAAAATCCCCCCTTGTTTCAGACGTCTGAAATGAGGGTAGACCATCCTAGAAAATAGCAGGCTATCGATTTGATAGTGGTTTTCTATGATTCGCTGCGCATCACCAGGCCATCTTCGACCCACTGTTTCAACCAGGTAACCGCCTGCAGCGGGGCCCCCTCGGCATAAGTGACGGCCAGCCCGGCGCAGAGTTCCGCAAAATTCCACCGTTGCTCGATCATGCCCCGCAGTGCTGTGGCCTCTTCGGCTGGCAGGCTGCGATAACGGCAGACCCGGTCCGCTCGCCAGACCAGGCACAGCTGCTGCTGATCGAGTAAAGCACTGCGGGGGAAATCCGCCTGCTCCTTGACCGCGCGCCATTGGGCCACGCTGTTGTAGCGGCAGTCGAGCCATTGCACACAGGGCGCCAGGCGCAGTTGCAGCTGCGGCCATTGCTCGACATCCAGCCCGGCCATGGCCGCCACCGTCAGCACCTGGGCTTCGGCTGCGTCGAAGGCCAGGGTGAAGGCCCACTCCAGGCGCGCCAGTTCCGCCAGGGGGGCGCCCTGCTCCGGCACCAGATGGCCCTGGATGAATTCGGCAAAGCCCTGCCCCAGCCAGCGCAGGCTGAAATGCCGGGACGGGCACTGGCGAATGTAGGCCTGCGTCAGGGCCTGGAATTCTGCATCCCCCAACCAGTGCAGGATGGCCGGGAAGTCGCTGCCCATGACCTCCTGCAACCGGGCCATGTAGGCATTGTGATAGATCGCCAGGCCGGTCTCGACATCCAGGGTCGGGCCACCGATCAGGCTGTCTTGCAGGACGGCGCGGGCCTGGGCCTGTTCGCCCAACAGATAGGCTTCAAAAGCCAGTTGCCAGTCGTTCAGGCGCATTGCTGCCTCCCGGCCAGGGTCTGTTGCCCGAGATCTCGGGCCTTGTGCAGTTCGCTGAGCAGCTCTTCCAGGGGCGGAAAATGATCATCGCGCTCCAGCAGGGTGGCCACCGGCCCCAGGTGTTCAAGGGTGCGTTGATACAGCGCCCACACGGGATCGCAGACCGGGTGGTCGTGGGTGTCGATCACGTAGTCGCCATAATCCTGGTGCCCGGCCAGATGCAGTTGCCGCACGCGCTGCGCCGGCAGCGCCTGGATGAAGTGCCAGGGATCGAAACCATGGTTGCGCGAACTGACGTAGACGTTGTTCACATCCAGCAGCAGTTCGCAGCCGCTGAGCTGGCTCAAGGCGGCGAGAAATTCCCACTCGCTGAACTCGTCGGCCGCCGCCCGCACATAACTGGAGACGTTCTCCAGCACCAGGGGGCGCTCCAGAATGTCCTGCACCTGACGCACTCGCCCTGCCACGTAGTGCAGGCTCTCCTCGGTGTAGGGCAGCGGCAGCAGGTCGTGCAGTTGATGGGCGTTGCCCCGGCTCCAGCACAGGTGATCGGAGATCCACGCCGGGTTTGCCCGGCTGGCCAGTTGCCTGAGCCGCAGCAGGTAATCCCGGTCCAGGGCATGGGGGCCGCCGATGGACAGCGACACCCCGTGCATCACGATGGGGTAG
The DNA window shown above is from Pseudomonas protegens CHA0 and carries:
- the cfaB gene encoding C17 cyclopropane fatty acid synthase CfaB, whose amino-acid sequence is MLAQLPPALQNLHLPLRLRLWDGHEFNLGPDPNVTIVVKDPQLVAQLTHPSLDALGGAFVEGKLELEGSISEVIRVCDELSQALLDDDDGNQPVRSLHDKATDAAAISYHYDLSNAFYQLWLDSDMAYSCAYFETGSESLEQAQQAKFRHLCRKLRLQPGDYLLDVGCGWGGLARYAAREFGAKVFGITLSKEQLALARERVTAEGLDDLVDLQLLDYRDLPQDGRFDKVVSVGMFEHVGHANLPEYCQTLFRAVREGGLVMNHGITAKHTDGRPVGRGAGDFIERYVFPNGELPHLAMISAFISEAGLEIVDVESLRMHYARTLDHWSERLEDNLEAAARQVPEQALRIWRLYLAGCAYAFAKGWINLHQILAVKPHADGSHELPWTRDDLYHP
- a CDS encoding DUF692 domain-containing protein, yielding MSEFSSSLGYGLGLRSAYYQQILDEAPDVDWFEVVSENFMVQGGKALYYLDAIAERYPIVMHGVSLSIGGPHALDRDYLLRLRQLASRANPAWISDHLCWSRGNAHQLHDLLPLPYTEESLHYVAGRVRQVQDILERPLVLENVSSYVRAAADEFSEWEFLAALSQLSGCELLLDVNNVYVSSRNHGFDPWHFIQALPAQRVRQLHLAGHQDYGDYVIDTHDHPVCDPVWALYQRTLEHLGPVATLLERDDHFPPLEELLSELHKARDLGQQTLAGRQQCA
- a CDS encoding DNA-binding domain-containing protein; its protein translation is MRLNDWQLAFEAYLLGEQAQARAVLQDSLIGGPTLDVETGLAIYHNAYMARLQEVMGSDFPAILHWLGDAEFQALTQAYIRQCPSRHFSLRWLGQGFAEFIQGHLVPEQGAPLAELARLEWAFTLAFDAAEAQVLTVAAMAGLDVEQWPQLQLRLAPCVQWLDCRYNSVAQWRAVKEQADFPRSALLDQQQLCLVWRADRVCRYRSLPAEEATALRGMIEQRWNFAELCAGLAVTYAEGAPLQAVTWLKQWVEDGLVMRSES